A single Chrysiogenia bacterium DNA region contains:
- a CDS encoding Crp/Fnr family transcriptional regulator produces the protein MAEGHDTDLRAYLSSLSLFKGVDGDVCERLAASASAASYDRAGRIFSEADDINSIFLVREGWVKILRETVAGKTVLFDLRGPGDLVGAVAVLDQRPMPATAMAATHVELLSFPGKEFIAMLREHPELGLNYSREVGGRMRTARDWQTRTVSSVETRIALLFLWLEDLVGGRKDGELRMPRLLTRQEIADMVGTTVETSIRTLSKWSKQGLLVTEEEEFVIKDPTQLERLSQQP, from the coding sequence GTGGCCGAGGGGCATGACACGGATCTCCGGGCGTATCTGAGCAGCCTGTCGCTGTTCAAGGGAGTCGATGGCGATGTTTGCGAGCGTCTGGCTGCCAGCGCTTCTGCGGCATCCTACGACCGCGCCGGCCGGATTTTTTCCGAAGCCGATGACATCAACAGCATTTTCCTGGTCCGTGAGGGCTGGGTGAAGATCCTTCGCGAGACCGTGGCGGGAAAGACCGTGCTTTTTGACCTGCGAGGTCCCGGAGACCTGGTGGGCGCCGTGGCGGTGCTCGACCAGCGCCCCATGCCGGCAACGGCCATGGCGGCCACGCATGTGGAACTCCTGAGCTTTCCCGGCAAGGAATTCATTGCCATGCTCCGCGAGCATCCCGAGCTTGGGCTCAACTACTCCCGTGAGGTTGGCGGCCGGATGCGCACCGCGCGCGACTGGCAGACCCGGACGGTTTCAAGCGTGGAAACCCGGATTGCGTTGCTCTTCCTGTGGCTCGAAGACCTTGTCGGCGGTCGTAAGGACGGAGAGTTGCGGATGCCGCGGCTGCTCACCCGTCAGGAAATTGCCGACATGGTGGGGACGACCGTGGAGACCTCGATCCGGACGCTTTCAAAATGGTCCAAGCAGGGGCTTCTGGTGACCGAGGAAGAAGAGTTCGTGATCAAGGATCCGACGCAACTTGAGCGATTGAGCCAGCAACCCTGA
- a CDS encoding NnrS family protein — MSDNPVETSKNAFTPRTELWREPYRAFFGFGSLYALGFFVLWGLQLRAWALGVDPPAPGLGIAQHAHIVIWGIVGAYVFGFALTAYPKQNDGPSLPKRLLQGLWALFVTAQAGLVAAWIFGFGSLLTPALLLETAAYVLLFSYLAPMGIRQIGQRLWVQALGVLVALATGIIALVLHGFGPPTLQWAAVHLALWNYLLFLIASFVYRLLPFFTSRVCDYEMNRGRFFLPVLWVLLLAKTLVVPAGSELASRAIDAAAFAWCFAEWVRYAPGLGVRVPMVSVLHLGWCWVMGALALGAINPGILQIHMLTVGGVVGFLMAISTRVSLGHGGRPIVLGKAAIAAIVLVQFATLARVLAPTLLPDVNAYQLYHVSAHLLALAFLIWVIRFGPILVLAKIPPKKECPV, encoded by the coding sequence ATGAGTGATAATCCAGTGGAGACATCCAAGAACGCTTTCACACCCCGCACAGAGCTCTGGCGCGAGCCCTACCGCGCGTTTTTTGGCTTCGGGAGCCTCTATGCGCTGGGCTTTTTTGTGCTCTGGGGACTCCAACTGCGGGCCTGGGCCCTGGGGGTTGATCCGCCGGCCCCCGGGCTGGGAATCGCCCAGCACGCCCACATCGTCATCTGGGGCATCGTAGGGGCCTATGTATTCGGCTTTGCCCTGACGGCCTATCCCAAACAGAACGATGGCCCTTCCCTGCCCAAGCGTCTCCTGCAGGGGCTGTGGGCTCTCTTTGTCACCGCGCAGGCCGGCCTCGTTGCGGCATGGATCTTTGGATTCGGCAGCCTGCTCACGCCTGCTCTGCTGCTAGAAACCGCAGCTTATGTGCTGCTGTTTTCCTACCTCGCTCCCATGGGAATCCGGCAGATCGGCCAGCGTCTATGGGTGCAGGCACTTGGCGTGCTGGTCGCCCTAGCAACCGGGATCATCGCGCTTGTCCTGCACGGATTCGGCCCGCCCACCCTCCAGTGGGCGGCCGTTCATCTGGCCCTGTGGAACTACCTGCTGTTCCTGATCGCCTCTTTCGTCTATCGCTTGCTGCCCTTCTTCACGAGCCGCGTATGCGACTACGAGATGAACCGCGGTCGATTCTTTCTCCCCGTTCTCTGGGTGCTGCTTCTCGCCAAAACACTGGTTGTGCCTGCGGGTTCCGAACTCGCGAGCAGAGCGATCGATGCCGCGGCCTTTGCCTGGTGCTTTGCCGAATGGGTGCGCTACGCACCCGGGCTGGGCGTGCGTGTCCCCATGGTCTCAGTCCTCCATCTGGGCTGGTGCTGGGTCATGGGCGCCCTGGCCCTGGGCGCAATCAACCCTGGAATCCTGCAGATCCACATGCTGACCGTTGGCGGGGTCGTAGGATTTCTGATGGCGATCAGCACCCGCGTGAGCCTGGGCCACGGCGGTCGCCCCATCGTGCTTGGAAAGGCCGCCATCGCGGCCATTGTGCTTGTCCAGTTCGCCACCCTTGCGCGGGTTCTGGCCCCAACACTGCTACCCGACGTGAATGCCTATCAGCTCTACCACGTCAGCGCGCACCTGCTGGCGCTGGCCTTTCTCATCTGGGTGATCCGCTTTGGACCGATTCTCGTGCTGGCGAAGATCCCGCCGAAGAAGGAATGCCCGGTCTGA